A stretch of Deltaproteobacteria bacterium DNA encodes these proteins:
- the nudC gene encoding NAD(+) diphosphatase — translation MESELIPLVAQPLERVPARWFVFYKRKMLLSAEGDRLMIPLSYSLDDLGLHPQGAIYLGTLEGKPCYGAVLSDPAEIPEGMSFFDLWPLHEWLGQDMIYMAFRAIHLLDWSRKNRFCPQCGGEMGEKDGIRAKECPSCQTLYFPRISPAVIVLVERGDRCLLACSPRFKDEFYSTLAGFAEPGETLEETVAREVREETGIEVKDIRYFGSQPWPFPDSLMIGFTAQYAGGEIRADGIEILDAKWFAFDRLPKIPGKISIARNLIDWFVAKHQNK, via the coding sequence ATGGAAAGTGAATTAATCCCCCTTGTAGCCCAACCCCTCGAAAGAGTGCCGGCCCGGTGGTTTGTTTTTTATAAGCGGAAAATGCTCCTTTCCGCCGAAGGCGACCGGCTGATGATTCCTCTTTCTTACAGCCTCGATGATCTTGGACTTCATCCCCAGGGAGCGATCTATCTCGGAACCCTGGAAGGAAAGCCTTGTTATGGCGCTGTGCTGTCTGATCCGGCGGAGATCCCGGAGGGGATGAGTTTTTTTGACCTGTGGCCGCTTCACGAGTGGTTAGGCCAGGATATGATTTACATGGCCTTCCGGGCCATCCACCTTCTCGACTGGTCCCGAAAAAACCGATTCTGCCCCCAATGTGGGGGGGAGATGGGGGAAAAGGACGGTATCCGGGCTAAAGAATGTCCAAGTTGCCAAACCTTGTATTTCCCGCGTATCTCACCGGCGGTGATTGTCCTGGTTGAACGGGGGGATCGGTGTCTATTAGCCTGTTCCCCCCGGTTTAAAGACGAATTTTACAGTACCCTGGCCGGTTTTGCCGAACCGGGAGAAACACTGGAGGAGACGGTTGCCCGGGAGGTCAGGGAAGAAACCGGAATTGAAGTCAAAGATATCCGTTATTTCGGGAGTCAGCCCTGGCCTTTTCCGGATTCCCTGATGATCGGCTTCACGGCCCAATATGCCGGCGGGGAGATCCGGGCGGACGGCATAGAGATCCTGGATGCTAAGTGGTTTGCTTTTGACCGACTCCCCAAGATTCCCGGCAAGATCAGTATTGCCAGAAATCTCATCGATTGGTTTGTGGCCAAGCATCAAAATAAATAA
- a CDS encoding multicopper oxidase domain-containing protein — protein MNFSGKRFFFKAALLLIAASIGSLSGALAAPLPGGTLDPTTIPKFVIPLVIPPVMKNSGTEDNYDIAVREFKQQILPGGIWNILNGRTDAFPATPVWSYGPAADPRPDAGALGIPAGVAPAPNSQFNYPAYTLETVSNSPVNVKWLNELVAINPATGFPYPVGSPSRTFLPHLLPIDQTLHWANPPATGCSDGTDRTDCFTDNPAPYTGPVPIIVHVHGAHVAPHSDGYPEAWYLPAAFDIPAGYATRGSNFDQAPGAPLEDGAAQFLYRNDQPATTIWYHDHSLGMTRSNVYAGPAGFWLVRGGVYDGAIDGTTGLPAVLPGPAPTAGQTVLQLNVPGDPVRNAVREIPIAIQDRSFNSDGSLFYPGSRAFFDGFAGPYIPDLVPNFTNVFSDISPIWNPEAFFNTMVVNGSTWPVLEVAPALYRFRLLNGCNSRFLNLSLFVVRPHPKKSNKYDKELAIYQIGAEQGFLPQVVQVLTGYATPLPGDGTMPKPKKAASKQQALLMGLAERADVLVDFSGLPDGTRIRMINTAPDAPFGGFPDVPADPATTGQVMEFVVNSALLQPADVSSTSPLNLVMNSEATSAPLGVANVIRKVSLNEEESSSVCVDAFNAVIPDVLPPLCGGLGVPAAPKAAKLGLVGPVDPLSGLPTGMPMMWADAITEKPVLNDIEEWEIHNFTVDAHPIHLHLVRFQVISRTLLGGTPSPNGVTPWEAGFKDSVIAYPGEITRIKAKFDIPGLFVWHCHIVEHEDNEMMRAYCVDDGVTPCNP, from the coding sequence ATGAACTTTTCAGGAAAACGATTTTTTTTCAAAGCCGCCCTGCTTTTGATCGCAGCCTCGATAGGCAGCCTGTCCGGCGCTCTGGCAGCCCCTTTGCCGGGAGGAACCCTGGATCCGACTACCATTCCGAAATTTGTAATCCCCTTGGTGATCCCACCGGTGATGAAAAACAGCGGCACGGAAGATAATTATGATATTGCCGTCCGGGAGTTCAAGCAGCAGATATTGCCGGGAGGGATATGGAATATTTTAAACGGCCGCACGGACGCCTTTCCGGCTACCCCGGTCTGGAGTTATGGACCGGCAGCCGACCCCCGGCCTGATGCCGGCGCCCTCGGAATTCCTGCCGGCGTAGCACCCGCTCCCAACTCCCAATTTAACTACCCGGCATACACCCTGGAGACGGTGTCGAATAGCCCGGTCAATGTCAAGTGGCTAAATGAACTCGTGGCCATCAATCCGGCAACGGGTTTTCCTTATCCTGTGGGATCCCCGTCCCGCACCTTCCTGCCTCATTTGCTGCCGATTGACCAGACGCTCCACTGGGCCAACCCACCGGCTACCGGGTGCAGCGACGGCACCGATCGGACCGACTGTTTTACGGATAATCCGGCTCCCTATACCGGACCGGTGCCGATTATAGTTCATGTCCACGGGGCCCATGTCGCTCCCCATAGCGATGGATATCCAGAGGCCTGGTATCTGCCGGCGGCTTTTGACATCCCTGCCGGCTATGCCACCCGGGGTTCAAACTTTGATCAGGCTCCGGGTGCACCTCTTGAAGACGGCGCCGCCCAGTTTCTGTACCGCAACGATCAGCCCGCCACTACCATCTGGTACCACGACCACTCCCTCGGTATGACCCGCTCGAATGTCTATGCCGGTCCGGCGGGATTCTGGTTGGTGCGGGGTGGGGTTTATGATGGGGCCATAGACGGGACCACGGGGCTCCCGGCCGTCCTTCCGGGACCTGCGCCGACAGCGGGCCAGACGGTCCTTCAGCTCAATGTTCCGGGTGATCCCGTCAGGAATGCCGTACGGGAGATCCCCATAGCCATTCAGGACCGCTCCTTCAACTCCGATGGCTCCCTTTTTTATCCGGGCAGCCGGGCCTTTTTCGATGGATTCGCCGGGCCTTACATTCCTGATTTGGTTCCCAACTTCACCAATGTTTTCAGCGATATTTCACCGATATGGAATCCAGAGGCCTTCTTTAATACCATGGTGGTAAACGGCAGCACCTGGCCGGTTCTGGAGGTAGCTCCGGCCCTGTACCGTTTTCGTCTTCTGAACGGCTGTAACTCGCGGTTTCTGAATCTGTCGCTCTTCGTGGTGCGCCCGCACCCGAAAAAAAGCAATAAATATGATAAAGAATTGGCTATTTACCAGATTGGGGCCGAGCAGGGATTCCTGCCACAGGTGGTTCAGGTCCTGACGGGGTATGCAACCCCCCTGCCCGGAGACGGAACGATGCCAAAACCAAAGAAAGCCGCATCCAAACAGCAGGCCCTGCTCATGGGGCTGGCTGAGCGGGCCGATGTCCTGGTGGATTTCAGCGGCCTGCCGGACGGCACCAGAATCCGGATGATCAATACAGCGCCTGATGCCCCTTTTGGCGGATTTCCCGATGTGCCGGCTGATCCGGCCACCACCGGTCAGGTAATGGAATTCGTGGTAAATTCCGCGCTTTTGCAGCCCGCTGACGTATCTTCGACCTCCCCATTGAACCTGGTCATGAATTCTGAGGCAACCAGCGCACCTCTCGGTGTTGCCAATGTCATCCGGAAGGTTTCCCTTAACGAAGAAGAATCTTCTTCGGTCTGTGTGGATGCCTTTAATGCGGTTATCCCCGATGTCCTTCCGCCTCTCTGCGGGGGTCTCGGCGTGCCGGCCGCACCTAAGGCCGCCAAACTGGGTCTCGTAGGCCCCGTCGATCCGTTATCGGGACTACCGACCGGTATGCCCATGATGTGGGCAGATGCCATAACCGAGAAGCCTGTTCTGAACGATATTGAAGAATGGGAGATCCACAACTTCACGGTGGATGCACACCCCATCCATCTGCACCTGGTTAGATTTCAAGTCATCAGCCGTACCCTGTTGGGCGGGACTCCGAGCCCGAACGGCGTGACGCCCTGGGAAGCCGGCTTCAAGGATTCCGTAATCGCCTACCCCGGTGAAATCACACGAATCAAGGCCAAATTCGATATCCCGGGGCTCTTCGTCTGGCACTGCCATATCGTTGAACATGAAGACAACGAAATGATGAGGGCCTACTGTGTCGACGACGGTGTGACCCCCTGCAACCCTTAA
- a CDS encoding type II toxin-antitoxin system PemK/MazF family toxin, translated as MAEPRRGEVWLVDLNPTRGREPFGRRPALIVSVDLFNQGPAELIVVIPVTSKEKGIPFHVPIEISEGGLLKRSFIKCEDIRSISKDRLSKRLGPVSQETMSAVEDRLRILLNL; from the coding sequence ATGGCGGAACCGCGGCGTGGGGAAGTCTGGTTGGTTGATTTGAATCCTACCCGGGGACGCGAGCCTTTCGGAAGAAGGCCCGCCCTGATTGTCTCGGTAGATCTTTTTAACCAAGGCCCGGCCGAGCTTATCGTAGTTATACCCGTTACCTCAAAGGAAAAAGGGATACCCTTCCATGTTCCCATTGAAATTTCCGAAGGAGGACTTCTTAAACGAAGTTTTATCAAGTGTGAAGATATTCGTTCCATTTCTAAAGACAGGCTTTCCAAACGTCTCGGCCCGGTATCCCAAGAAACCATGTCTGCCGTGGAAGATCGCCTGCGTATTCTACTGAATTTGTAG
- a CDS encoding multicopper oxidase family protein has protein sequence MGGGGMGGGGTIDPSPGAAFRDPVPMQSIRNGNLVEVNLESMISPVNINGTTANLMTYNGYFPGPTINVKKGDVLRINFVNSLPYSSETNLLNYQKNMTNLHTHGWHVSPKEPADAAHLNLMPGQTYPYEYDLSLLDSGAFNFYHPHRHGLVAEQFWAGLAGAMIVADEIPALGSYETHVMVLKDISLSGPDPAPHSMMSDYMHGKEGNTILVNGQVNPVLPARPGQVQRWRIVNASNARFYKLSLANHTMYLIGTDGGLLDKAYPRSQILLSPGERVDLLIKASTTNGNYKFLSLSYSRMGMMTSPQITLLTLSVQGARVSNAIPSSIDPAAVRIDPNSVMVMAQRTLSLSMGQGRGYINGQDFDVDPYTIMSNLGSYEVWTIVNNSGMDHPFHQHVNAAQVLSVSGVDSSYPPYSTLPAWKDTVLVPKWGSATILVPVMDYDGMTMFHCHILEHEDIGMMGMWHIMGMM, from the coding sequence ATGGGTGGTGGAGGCATGGGCGGCGGCGGGACGATAGATCCCTCTCCGGGGGCGGCCTTCCGGGACCCTGTCCCCATGCAGTCGATCAGGAACGGGAATCTGGTAGAGGTGAACCTGGAGTCCATGATCTCCCCGGTAAATATCAATGGAACAACGGCAAACCTGATGACCTATAATGGTTATTTTCCCGGCCCGACTATAAACGTTAAAAAAGGCGATGTTCTCAGGATAAATTTTGTCAACTCCCTGCCCTATTCATCCGAAACCAATCTACTCAATTATCAGAAAAATATGACGAACCTCCACACCCATGGATGGCATGTTTCACCCAAAGAACCTGCGGATGCAGCCCATTTAAACCTGATGCCCGGCCAGACCTACCCGTATGAATATGATCTCTCCCTGCTCGACAGCGGTGCTTTTAATTTCTATCATCCCCATCGCCACGGTCTCGTGGCCGAACAATTCTGGGCCGGCCTGGCCGGGGCCATGATCGTGGCGGACGAAATCCCTGCTCTCGGCAGTTACGAGACCCACGTCATGGTTCTGAAGGACATTTCTTTAAGCGGCCCTGACCCGGCACCCCATTCGATGATGAGTGATTATATGCACGGCAAGGAAGGAAACACCATCCTGGTGAACGGACAGGTTAACCCGGTCCTGCCGGCCAGGCCCGGACAGGTGCAGAGATGGCGCATTGTCAATGCCAGTAACGCCAGGTTTTACAAACTCAGCCTCGCCAACCACACCATGTATCTTATCGGCACAGACGGCGGGCTGCTCGATAAGGCTTACCCCCGTTCCCAGATCCTCCTCTCTCCCGGTGAGAGAGTGGACCTGCTGATTAAAGCCAGCACGACCAATGGAAATTATAAATTTCTTTCCCTGTCCTATTCGCGGATGGGCATGATGACCTCGCCTCAAATCACCCTCCTGACCCTTTCCGTTCAGGGAGCGCGGGTGAGCAACGCCATTCCTTCTTCCATCGATCCGGCCGCTGTCCGGATCGATCCGAATTCCGTGATGGTTATGGCCCAAAGGACCCTTTCCCTTAGCATGGGCCAGGGAAGAGGATATATCAACGGCCAGGACTTTGACGTTGATCCCTACACCATCATGTCGAATCTTGGATCGTACGAAGTCTGGACTATTGTCAACAATAGCGGCATGGATCACCCTTTCCATCAGCATGTTAATGCCGCCCAGGTCCTTTCCGTAAGCGGAGTCGATTCGTCATACCCCCCCTATTCGACCCTTCCTGCTTGGAAGGATACGGTGCTGGTACCCAAATGGGGTAGTGCAACGATACTTGTCCCTGTTATGGATTATGACGGTATGACGATGTTTCACTGTCATATCCTCGAACATGAGGATATAGGGATGATGGGCATGTGGCATATTATGGGTATGATGTAA
- a CDS encoding xanthine dehydrogenase family protein molybdopterin-binding subunit, whose protein sequence is MTGIVNLCRRDFLKTGALIGGGLVLGFHIPFQTNPGQAEADSTSPSALNAFIRIGRDDTVTILVNKSEMGQGVYTSLSMLVAEELECDWARVRVEAAPVDKAYNHTAFGIQMTGGSTSIQSEWERMRRVGAAAREMLAAAAADQWKIDRAQCRTEKGAVIHPNGQRLTYGQLAERAAARPVPAKVRLKDPSAFKLVGKPTRRLDTPAKTNGTALFGMDVKVPDMLTVVIARPPVFGGTVKGFKSEKAKALPGVKEVVQIESGVAVAAADFWSAKSGREALEISWDEGPLAGFSTQGMREQYNRLAQNTGVVARKEGTPEKAFAGAARRIQADYEVPYLAHAAMEPLNCFVDLGPHHMEIRTGTQFQTIDRIAAARVAGLQPEEVTIQTTFLGGGFGRRANPDSDFVVEAVRVAMAIKKPVKVVWTREDDMKGGYYRPMWVDRITAGLDPKGKLIAWQHTIVGQSILKGTPFEQALVKDGIDGTSVEGAEDIPYGIPNILVSLHSPLIKVPVQWWRSVGHSHTAFVVESFIDEIAHSIGKDPYTFRRQLLAGKPRHRGVLELAAKKAGWGKPPAPGRARGLALHKSFGSFVAQVAEVSVNPAGKVHLHKIVCAIDCGRVVNPDTIEAQMEGGIVFGLSAALHGAITFKNGRVEQENFDDYPILTMDEMPKIEVYIVPSKEAPSGVGEPGVPPIAPAVTNAIYGATGKRIRRLPIRREELKK, encoded by the coding sequence ATGACCGGAATCGTCAATCTTTGCCGGCGTGACTTTTTAAAGACCGGGGCACTGATCGGCGGCGGCCTGGTCCTTGGCTTTCACATCCCCTTTCAGACAAACCCGGGGCAGGCCGAAGCGGATTCAACTTCTCCTTCGGCCCTCAACGCCTTTATCCGTATCGGCAGGGACGACACGGTGACTATCCTGGTCAACAAATCAGAGATGGGACAAGGGGTTTATACCTCCCTGTCGATGCTGGTGGCCGAGGAACTCGAATGTGACTGGGCCAGAGTGCGTGTCGAGGCCGCCCCGGTGGACAAGGCCTATAACCATACGGCCTTCGGTATCCAGATGACCGGCGGCAGTACCAGTATTCAAAGTGAATGGGAACGGATGCGCCGGGTTGGGGCAGCCGCCCGGGAAATGCTGGCGGCCGCCGCAGCCGACCAGTGGAAGATAGACCGGGCCCAGTGCCGGACCGAGAAGGGTGCGGTGATTCACCCCAACGGCCAAAGGCTGACCTATGGACAGTTGGCCGAAAGAGCCGCCGCCCGGCCGGTACCGGCAAAGGTCCGACTCAAAGACCCCTCGGCCTTCAAACTTGTCGGAAAGCCCACAAGGCGACTGGATACCCCGGCCAAGACCAACGGCACGGCCCTCTTCGGTATGGACGTCAAGGTTCCTGACATGCTCACCGTTGTAATCGCCCGTCCTCCTGTTTTTGGCGGCACAGTAAAGGGTTTTAAGAGCGAAAAGGCCAAAGCCCTGCCGGGAGTAAAAGAGGTGGTCCAAATCGAATCCGGAGTGGCCGTGGCGGCCGCTGATTTTTGGTCGGCCAAGTCAGGGCGGGAAGCCCTGGAGATATCCTGGGACGAGGGGCCCCTGGCCGGATTTTCCACCCAGGGGATGAGGGAACAATACAACAGGCTGGCCCAAAACACGGGGGTTGTGGCCCGGAAAGAAGGAACACCTGAAAAGGCCTTTGCCGGGGCGGCCAGGCGGATCCAGGCCGATTATGAGGTCCCTTATCTGGCCCATGCCGCTATGGAGCCTTTGAACTGTTTTGTGGATTTAGGCCCACACCATATGGAAATCCGGACAGGCACCCAGTTTCAAACCATTGACCGCATTGCTGCAGCCAGGGTGGCCGGGCTCCAGCCCGAAGAGGTAACGATCCAAACCACCTTTTTGGGTGGCGGTTTTGGCCGCCGGGCAAATCCTGACTCGGACTTTGTGGTCGAAGCGGTTCGGGTGGCTATGGCCATCAAAAAACCGGTTAAAGTCGTCTGGACCCGGGAAGACGACATGAAAGGCGGCTATTATCGACCCATGTGGGTTGACCGGATAACCGCCGGCCTCGATCCGAAAGGGAAACTGATCGCCTGGCAGCACACTATTGTCGGACAATCGATCCTTAAGGGGACACCATTTGAACAGGCCCTGGTTAAGGACGGAATCGATGGAACTTCCGTAGAAGGGGCCGAAGATATTCCTTATGGGATCCCCAATATCCTGGTCAGCCTTCACAGCCCCCTAATCAAGGTTCCGGTCCAGTGGTGGCGTTCCGTGGGCCATTCCCACACCGCGTTTGTCGTCGAAAGTTTTATTGACGAAATAGCCCACAGTATCGGAAAAGACCCTTATACCTTTCGTCGTCAGCTCCTGGCCGGGAAACCCCGTCATCGGGGTGTGCTGGAATTGGCCGCTAAAAAAGCCGGCTGGGGTAAACCCCCGGCACCCGGAAGGGCCCGGGGCCTGGCCCTGCACAAGTCCTTCGGCAGTTTTGTCGCCCAGGTGGCCGAGGTCTCCGTAAACCCTGCCGGGAAAGTTCATCTCCATAAGATCGTTTGTGCCATCGATTGCGGCCGGGTGGTCAACCCAGACACCATCGAAGCCCAGATGGAGGGCGGTATTGTTTTCGGTCTTTCCGCAGCCCTCCATGGAGCCATTACCTTCAAAAACGGCCGGGTGGAACAGGAAAATTTTGATGATTATCCGATTCTGACCATGGACGAGATGCCCAAAATCGAAGTCTATATTGTACCCAGCAAAGAAGCCCCCAGCGGCGTGGGAGAGCCGGGGGTGCCTCCCATCGCCCCGGCCGTCACCAACGCCATCTATGGAGCTACCGGTAAAAGGATCAGAAGGTTACCCATCCGCAGGGAGGAATTAAAAAAATAG
- a CDS encoding 4Fe-4S binding protein, which translates to MAEKTAYQQLAESIGAGESKYIPGIFEKMADEKEAKILLAAAPPATLEEITQKTGLKEEEVEKMIDPLFRKGLLFKSRKGDVIRYYRVRNLFQLHDSTAVTVNPPQGMLELWKAFMKTEFDDYSRMVEQVLPAPAVRVIPVNISINPETQILAFDDIRNIVSNARVLAVTPCSCRLIDGECGKPVEVCVQVDKAADYAIERGTGRKLEKEEALQLMKMCEEEGLVHVGDNKRAPGHVICNCCSDCCLNWPSLRTGLGKFVVPSRFRAKVDMERCSSCGTCLDRCHFEAISLEGEGDTAVVNAEKCMGCGVCLVTCPEEALALEEVRPAEFVPA; encoded by the coding sequence ATGGCAGAGAAAACCGCGTATCAACAATTGGCTGAGTCCATAGGCGCCGGCGAATCGAAATATATTCCCGGGATTTTTGAAAAGATGGCCGACGAAAAGGAGGCCAAAATCCTTTTGGCTGCCGCTCCGCCGGCCACGCTTGAGGAAATCACCCAAAAGACCGGTCTCAAAGAGGAAGAGGTCGAAAAGATGATCGACCCCCTCTTTCGGAAAGGTCTGCTCTTTAAATCCAGGAAGGGGGACGTGATCCGATACTACCGGGTTCGGAATCTCTTTCAACTCCACGATTCCACGGCCGTAACCGTGAATCCCCCCCAGGGGATGCTGGAATTGTGGAAAGCCTTCATGAAAACGGAATTCGACGACTACAGCCGGATGGTAGAACAGGTCTTGCCGGCCCCGGCCGTCAGAGTGATCCCGGTAAACATATCCATCAATCCCGAGACCCAAATCCTGGCCTTTGATGATATCCGGAACATCGTATCTAACGCCAGGGTCCTGGCGGTTACCCCCTGTTCCTGCCGCCTCATCGACGGAGAATGCGGCAAACCGGTGGAGGTCTGCGTCCAGGTCGATAAAGCCGCCGACTATGCCATAGAAAGGGGAACGGGGCGCAAACTGGAAAAGGAGGAGGCTCTCCAATTGATGAAGATGTGCGAGGAGGAAGGCCTGGTCCATGTGGGCGACAACAAACGGGCCCCCGGCCATGTGATCTGCAATTGCTGCAGCGACTGTTGCCTGAACTGGCCGTCACTGCGGACCGGCCTCGGGAAATTCGTGGTGCCCAGCCGCTTTCGGGCCAAGGTAGATATGGAACGCTGTTCCTCCTGCGGTACCTGTCTGGACCGCTGCCATTTCGAGGCCATCAGCCTGGAAGGGGAGGGAGACACCGCCGTCGTCAATGCTGAGAAATGCATGGGCTGCGGGGTCTGCCTGGTGACCTGCCCCGAAGAAGCCCTGGCCCTGGAAGAGGTCCGGCCGGCCGAATTTGTCCCGGCCTGA
- a CDS encoding pyridoxamine 5'-phosphate oxidase family protein, whose translation MNKTEILEFLNVNPICYLATSENNRPHVRAMGMIRADEQGIIFQTVDGKDLPKQLLQNPNIEVCFHNREKNIQIRVFGKAGLVDDLELKKEIAEKRPFLKPWIEKNGFDAIPVFRIVDCTALIWTMATNLEPKEYIRL comes from the coding sequence ATGAATAAAACAGAAATACTTGAATTTTTGAATGTCAACCCCATTTGCTATTTAGCCACTTCTGAAAACAACCGGCCTCATGTCCGGGCCATGGGCATGATCCGGGCCGATGAACAGGGTATTATTTTCCAGACGGTGGACGGGAAGGATTTGCCGAAACAGTTGCTGCAGAATCCCAATATAGAAGTCTGCTTTCATAACCGCGAAAAAAACATTCAAATCCGGGTATTCGGGAAGGCCGGTTTGGTGGATGACCTGGAATTAAAAAAAGAAATTGCCGAAAAACGACCTTTTCTCAAGCCCTGGATTGAAAAAAATGGGTTCGATGCTATCCCTGTATTTCGAATTGTTGATTGTACGGCTTTGATTTGGACCATGGCCACCAATCTGGAGCCAAAGGAATATATCCGGCTATAA
- a CDS encoding (2Fe-2S)-binding protein, translating to MLSIKVNGKDYQVVVPSDTPLLWVIRDTIGLTGTKFGCGMSVCGACTVLMNGEAIRSCVTPVSFAVDKEVITIEGLSADGRHPVQQAWIMDDVPQCGYCHSGQIMAAVALLAKNPKPSDLDINEAMSGNLCRCGTYQRIRRAIHRAAGMMVKGGKK from the coding sequence ATGCTTTCCATTAAAGTGAATGGGAAGGATTATCAGGTCGTGGTGCCTTCGGACACCCCCCTTTTGTGGGTGATTCGGGACACCATTGGTCTGACCGGAACAAAGTTCGGATGCGGCATGTCCGTCTGCGGCGCCTGCACGGTCCTGATGAACGGGGAGGCCATCCGTTCCTGTGTCACCCCCGTTTCATTTGCTGTGGACAAGGAGGTCATTACCATTGAAGGGCTTTCTGCAGACGGCCGTCATCCGGTCCAGCAGGCCTGGATCATGGACGATGTGCCCCAATGCGGTTACTGCCATTCCGGACAGATTATGGCCGCTGTGGCCCTGCTGGCCAAAAATCCGAAGCCAAGCGACCTGGATATCAATGAAGCTATGTCCGGAAATCTTTGCCGCTGCGGGACCTATCAGCGTATCCGCCGGGCTATCCATCGGGCCGCGGGTATGATGGTCAAAGGAGGGAAAAAATGA